A window of Elgaria multicarinata webbii isolate HBS135686 ecotype San Diego chromosome 2, rElgMul1.1.pri, whole genome shotgun sequence contains these coding sequences:
- the VPS39 gene encoding vam6/Vps39-like protein, giving the protein MHDAFEPVPILEKLPLQIDCLAAWEEWLLVGTKQGHLLLYRIQKETGCNRFEVTLEKSHKNFSKKIQQIHVVPQFKILVSLLENSIHVHDLLTFQQITTVSKAKGATLFTCDLQHSDKGEEVLRMCVAVRKKLQLYYWKDREFHELQGEYSVPDVPKSMAWCKDSICVGFKRDYYLIRVDGKGSIKELFPTGKQLEPLVAPLADDKVAVGQDDLTVVLNEEGTCTQKCALNWTDIPIAMEHQPPYIVAVLPRYVEIRTFEPRLLVQSIELQRPRFITSGGTNIVYVASNHFVWRLIPVSIAIQIQQLLQDKQFELALQLADMKDDSDSEKRQQIHHIKNLYAFNLFCQKRFDDSMQVFAKLGTDPTHVMGLYPELLPSDYKKQLQYPNPVPVLSPAELEKAHLALIDYLTQKRSQLVKKLNDSDHQSSTSPLVEGTPTIKSKKKLLQIIDTTLLKCYLHTNVALVAPLLRLENNHCHIEESEHVLKKAHKYSELIILYEKKGLHEKALQVLVDQSKKANSPLKGHERTVQYLQHLGTENLNLIFSYSVWVLRDFPEDGLKIFTEDLPEVESLPRKRVLNFLIENFKNLAIPYLEHIIHIWEEAGSEFHNCLIQLYCEKVQALMKEYLSSFPPDKTPVPAGEEEGELGEYRHKLLFFLETSSCYIAEQLISDFPFDGLLEERALLLGRMGNHEQALFIYVHILKDTKMAENYCHKHYDRSKDGNKDVYLSLLRMYLSPPSVHCLGPIKMELLEPQANLQAALQVLELHHSKLDTTKAINLLPANTQIGEIRIFLEKVLEENAQKKRFNQVLKNLLHAEYLRVQEERILHQQVKCIITEEKLCSVCKKKIGNSAFARYPNAMVVHYFCSKEVGAGDT; this is encoded by the exons AGGAATGGCTCCTCGTCGGGACTAAACAAGGACATCTTCTTCTATACAGAATTCAAAAGGAAACTG GTTGCAACAGGTTTGAAGTGACACTAGAGAAATCACACAAGAACTTCTCCAAGAAGATTCAGCAG atCCATGTTGTACCCCAATTCAAAATTTTGGTCAGTTTGTTAG AAAACAGCATCCATGTTCATGACCTGCTGACATTTCAACAGATCACAACGGTTTCCAAGGCAAAGGGTGCAACTCTCTTCACGTGTGACCTGCAG CATTCTGATAAAGGGGAAGAAGTCCTGAGGATGTGTGTGGCAGTGAGAAAGAAGCTACAGCTGTATTACTGGAAGGACAGAGAGTTCCATGAATTGCAG GGAGAATACAGTGTGCCAGATGTACCAAAGTCAATGGCATGGTGTAAAGATTCAATCTGTGTGGGTTTCAAGAGGGACTATTATCTAATAAGG GTGGATGGGAAAGGGTCTATCAAAGAACTGTTCCCTACAGGAAAGCAGCTGGAGCCACTGGTAGCCCCTTTAGCAGATGACAAAGTTGCTGTAGGCCAAGATGATCTAACTGTTGTGTTAAATGAAGAAGGGACCTGTACACAGAAATGTGCCTTGAACTGGACTGATATCCCAATAGCCATGG AGCACCAGCCTCCGTACATTGTGGCAGTACTGCCTAGATATGTAGAGATTCGTACTTTTGAGCCCCGTCTCCTGGTGCAGAGTATTGAGCTACAGAGGCCACGCTTCATTACTTCTGGAGG tACAAATATTGTGTATGTGGCCAGCAATCATTTTGTTTGGCGTCTCATTCCGGTTTCCATTGCAATCCAGATCCAGCAGCTTCTCCAAGATAAACAATTTGAATTGGCTCTGCAATTGGCA GATATGAAAGATGACTCTGACAGTGAAAAGCGGCAACAGATCCATCATATAAAGAATCTCTATGCCTTCAACCTTTTCTGCCAAAAGCGCTTTGATGACTCCATGCAAGTCTTTGCCAAGCTTGGGACAG ATCCCACCCATGTGATGGGTCTCTATCCTGAACTGTTGcccagtgattacaagaagcagCTCCAATATCCCAACCCAGTGCCAGTTCTCTCTCCAGCAGAGCTAGAGAAAGCACACCTGGCACTTATAGACTACTTAACTCAG AAAAGAAGTCAGTTAGTGAAGAAGCTGAACGACTCAGACCATCAGTCCAGCACTTCTCCCCTTGTGGAGGGAACTCCCACCATCAAATCCAAAAAGAAGTTGCTGCAGATCATTGATACCACCCTGTTGAAATGCTACCTCCAT ACCAATGTAGCCCTAGTGGCACCACTGTTGCGACTGGAGAACAACCACTGTCACATTGAGGAAAGTGAACATGTGCTCAAGAAAGCTCACAAATACAGTGAGTTGATCATACTGTATGAGAAGAAAGGTCTCCATGAAAAGG CTTTGCAGGTGCTAGTGGATCAGTCAAAGAAAGCTAACTCACCTTTGAAGGGCCATGAGAGGACGGTGCAGTATTTACAACATTTGG GCACTGAGAACTTGAATTTAATATTTTCCTATTCTGTTTGGGTGCTTAGAGACTTCCCTGAAGATGGACTGAAA ATATTTACAGAAGATCTTCCTGAGGTGGAATCCCTCCCACGAAAAAGAGTTCTCAACTTCTTGATAGAGAACTTTAAAAACTTGGCTATTCCCTACTTG gAACATATAATCCACATCTGGGAAGAGGCTGGTTCAGAGTTCCACAACTGCTTGATTCAGCTCTACTGTGAGAAAGTACAAGCCTTAATGAAGGAATATCTCAGCTCTTTTCCTCCAG ATAAAACACCAGTGCCagctggagaggaggaaggggaactCGGAGAGTACCGACACAAACTCCTTTTCTTTCTTGAGACTTCCAGTTGCTACATTGCTGAACAGCTCATCAGTGACTTTCCCTTCGATG GCCTCCTAGAAGAACGTGCTCTGCTGTTGGGACGGATGGGGAATCATGAACAAGCACTTTTTATATATGTTCATATCCTGAAGGATACCAAAATGGCTGAAAA TTATTGTCACAAACACTATGACAGAAGCAAAGACGGCAACAAAGAT GTATACCTATCTCTGCTCCGGATGTATCTCTCGCCACCAAGTGTTCATTGCTTAGGACCAATCAAGATGGAATTATTGGAGCCTCAAGCCAATCTCCAGGCTGCTTTACAGGTTTTGGAACTTCATCACAGCAAACTAGACACTACCAAA GCAATAAACCTCCTCCCAGCAAATACTCAAATTGGTGAGATCCGAATCTTCCTAGAAAAAGTCCTTGAAGAAAATGCCCAGAAAAAGCGATTCAATCAAGTTCTTAAAAACCTTCTCCATGCGGAGTACCTAAGA GTACAGGAGGAACGTATTTTACATCAGCAAGTGAAATGTATAATCACAGAGGAAAAGCTTTGCAGTGTGTGTAAAAAGAAAATTGGAAATAG TGCCTTTGCCCGCTATCCCAATGCAATGGTTGTGCATTATTTCTGTTCCAAAGAAGTCGGAGCAGGAGATACTTGA